From the genome of Pseudomonas yamanorum, one region includes:
- a CDS encoding bifunctional diguanylate cyclase/phosphodiesterase: MTMTEQLNALGSILAQGSLHSLFQPIISLSERRVVGYEALSRGPSNSPLHSPIALFSVARHAGRLNELEMVCRESACRRFSEQKLPGKLFLNVSPESLLETAHQPGRTLQLLSDFGIPPSQVVIELTEQTPTDDFQLLQTALHHYRAMGFSIALDDLGAGYSSLRLWSELRPDYVKIDRHFIDGIHQDALKREFVGSILQIAKASRAQVIAEGIELPEELAVLTEMGVDLVQGYLLCRPQEHPPQEARLMLPKPDSANVALNDEGSDLSALLNEQPAVGQHTATAQVLEAFRRQANLNSLAVLDERGHPIGIVHRHSLSDALLKPFATDLFARKPISRLMSDDFLAVELSQSLQQVSRLLTSRARQRIEEDFIITLNGDYLGLGRVIDVLKLITELKIQQARYANPLTLLPGNVPIQQCLTRLLQQQRESVICYVDIDSFKPFNDIYGYGRGDEVLLCLAQCLNDRVDPSRDFVGHIGGDDFLLVLGPQDWRKRLNQLLDDFHTQCRRFYRSEHLDAGCFVALNRQGVRQEFALLSLSIGVVHLYPQACGQLDASQLAELASQAKHHAKNVAGYSIHVIDSLELGQAEAEPL, from the coding sequence ATGACCATGACCGAACAGCTGAATGCATTGGGCTCAATCCTGGCTCAAGGCAGTTTGCACAGCCTGTTCCAGCCGATCATTTCTCTGTCCGAGCGACGCGTGGTCGGTTACGAGGCCCTCAGTCGTGGCCCGTCCAATAGCCCGCTGCACTCCCCTATCGCGCTGTTCTCCGTGGCCCGCCACGCCGGGCGCCTCAATGAGCTGGAGATGGTCTGCCGGGAAAGCGCCTGCCGGCGGTTCAGCGAACAAAAACTGCCAGGCAAGCTGTTCCTCAACGTCTCACCCGAATCCCTGCTGGAAACCGCCCATCAACCTGGCCGCACCCTGCAACTGCTCAGCGACTTTGGCATCCCGCCCAGCCAGGTGGTGATCGAACTGACCGAGCAAACCCCGACCGACGATTTTCAACTGCTGCAAACCGCGCTGCATCACTATCGCGCCATGGGGTTTTCGATTGCTCTGGATGACCTGGGTGCCGGCTATTCCAGCCTGCGGCTGTGGTCGGAATTGCGTCCGGACTATGTGAAGATCGACCGGCACTTTATCGACGGCATCCACCAGGACGCCCTCAAGCGCGAGTTTGTCGGCTCCATCCTGCAAATCGCCAAGGCCTCCCGGGCCCAGGTGATCGCTGAAGGCATCGAGCTGCCGGAAGAATTGGCGGTGCTCACGGAAATGGGCGTCGACCTGGTGCAGGGCTACCTGCTCTGCCGCCCCCAGGAACACCCGCCGCAGGAAGCACGGTTGATGTTACCCAAGCCTGACAGCGCCAACGTCGCACTGAACGACGAAGGCAGCGACCTCAGCGCCCTGCTCAACGAACAACCGGCCGTGGGCCAGCACACCGCCACGGCGCAGGTGCTGGAAGCCTTCCGCCGCCAGGCCAACCTCAATTCCCTGGCGGTGCTGGATGAGCGTGGCCATCCAATCGGCATCGTGCACCGGCACTCGCTGTCGGACGCCCTGCTCAAGCCGTTCGCCACCGACCTGTTCGCCCGCAAGCCCATCAGCCGCTTGATGAGTGATGACTTCCTCGCGGTGGAACTGAGCCAGTCCTTGCAGCAAGTCAGCCGACTGCTCACCAGCCGCGCACGCCAGCGGATCGAGGAAGATTTCATCATCACCCTCAACGGCGATTACCTGGGGCTGGGGCGGGTGATCGACGTACTCAAGCTGATTACCGAGCTGAAAATCCAGCAGGCACGCTATGCCAACCCGCTGACCTTGCTGCCGGGCAACGTGCCGATCCAGCAGTGCCTGACGCGGTTGTTGCAGCAACAACGCGAGTCAGTGATCTGCTACGTGGATATCGACAGTTTCAAGCCATTCAACGATATCTACGGCTATGGCCGGGGCGATGAAGTGCTGCTGTGCCTGGCGCAATGCCTGAACGACCGGGTAGACCCCAGCCGCGACTTTGTCGGGCATATCGGCGGTGATGACTTTTTACTGGTGCTGGGGCCGCAGGATTGGCGCAAGCGACTCAACCAGTTGCTGGACGACTTCCACACTCAATGCCGGCGCTTCTATCGCAGCGAGCATCTGGACGCAGGCTGTTTCGTTGCACTGAACCGCCAGGGCGTGCGCCAGGAGTTTGCGCTGCTGTCGCTGTCCATCGGCGTGGTGCATTTGTATCCACAGGCCTGTGGACAACTCGATGCCAGCCAACTGGCAGAACTGGCCTCGCAAGCCAAGCACCACGCGAAGAACGTGGCCGGCTACAGCATTCATGTGATCGACAGTCTGGAGTTGGGCCAGGCAGAAGCGGAGCCGCTCTAG
- a CDS encoding carboxy terminal-processing peptidase, translating to MKHLFPSTALALFIGIGLLPLSSNTFAANSWDNLQPDRDEVIASLNVVELLKRHHYSKPPLDDARSVIIYDSYLKLLDPSRSYFLASDITEFDKWKTQFDDFLKSGDLQPGFTIYKRYLDRVKARLDFAIGELNKGVDQFDFTKKETLLVDRKDAPWLTTEAELDDLWRKRVKDEVLRYKISGKDPKAIQELLTKRYKNQLARLDQTRAEDIFQAYINTFAMSYDPHTNYLSPDNAENFDINMSLSLEGIGAVLQSDNDQVKIVRLVPAGPADKTKQVAPADKIIGVAQADKEMVDVVGWRLDEVVKLIRGPKGSVVRLEVIPHTNAPNDQTSKIVSITREAVKLEDQAVQKQVLNLKQDGKDYKLGVVVIPAFYLDFKAFRAGDPDYKSTTRDVKKILTELQKEKVDGVVIDLRNNGGGSLQEATELTSLFIDKGPTVLVRNADGRVDVLEDENPGAFYKGPMALLVNRLSASASEIFAGAMQDYHRALIIGGQTFGKGTVQTIQPLNHGELKLTLAKFYRVSGQSTQHQGVLPDVDFPSIIDTKEIGESALPEAMPWDTIRPAIKPAVDPFKPYIAQLKADHEARSAKDAEFIFIRDKLALAKKLMEEKTVSLNEADRRAQHTDIENQQLVLENARRKAKGEAPLKELKKEDEDAIAAEPDKTKPEDDAYLSETGRILLDYLKISKTVAKQ from the coding sequence ATGAAGCATCTGTTCCCCAGCACCGCCCTCGCTCTTTTTATTGGTATCGGCCTTCTGCCGCTATCGAGCAATACGTTCGCAGCCAACAGCTGGGACAATCTTCAGCCTGATCGCGATGAGGTGATTGCCAGCCTTAACGTCGTTGAGTTGCTCAAGCGCCACCATTACAGCAAGCCGCCGCTGGACGACGCTCGCTCGGTGATCATTTACGACAGCTACCTCAAGCTGTTGGATCCCTCGCGCAGCTATTTCCTGGCCAGCGACATCACCGAGTTCGACAAGTGGAAGACGCAGTTCGACGACTTCCTCAAGAGCGGTGATTTGCAGCCCGGCTTCACCATCTACAAGCGTTACCTGGACCGCGTCAAAGCGCGTCTGGACTTCGCCATTGGTGAGCTGAACAAGGGCGTCGACCAGTTTGACTTCACCAAGAAAGAGACCTTGCTGGTTGACCGCAAGGACGCTCCTTGGCTGACCACCGAAGCCGAACTGGACGACCTGTGGCGCAAACGCGTCAAGGATGAGGTCCTGCGCTACAAGATCTCAGGCAAAGACCCGAAGGCCATTCAGGAACTGTTGACCAAGCGCTACAAGAATCAGCTGGCACGTCTGGACCAGACCCGTGCCGAAGATATCTTCCAGGCCTACATCAACACCTTCGCGATGTCCTACGACCCGCACACCAATTATCTGTCGCCAGATAACGCGGAAAATTTCGATATCAACATGAGTCTGTCGCTGGAAGGCATCGGTGCCGTCCTGCAAAGCGATAACGACCAGGTGAAAATCGTACGTCTGGTGCCGGCAGGTCCGGCCGACAAGACCAAACAGGTTGCTCCGGCCGACAAGATCATCGGTGTGGCCCAGGCCGACAAAGAGATGGTCGATGTGGTCGGCTGGCGTCTGGATGAAGTGGTCAAGCTGATCCGCGGGCCGAAAGGCAGCGTGGTGCGCCTGGAAGTGATTCCGCACACCAACGCACCGAACGACCAGACCAGCAAGATCGTGTCCATCACCCGTGAAGCGGTGAAGCTCGAAGATCAGGCCGTCCAGAAGCAAGTCCTCAACCTCAAGCAGGATGGCAAGGACTACAAGCTGGGCGTGGTGGTGATCCCGGCGTTCTACCTGGACTTCAAAGCGTTCCGCGCCGGTGATCCGGACTACAAGAGCACCACCCGCGACGTTAAGAAAATCCTGACAGAACTGCAGAAGGAAAAAGTCGACGGCGTGGTCATCGACCTGCGCAACAACGGCGGCGGCTCCCTGCAGGAAGCCACCGAGCTGACCAGCCTGTTTATCGACAAGGGTCCGACCGTACTGGTGCGTAACGCCGACGGCCGTGTGGACGTGCTGGAAGACGAGAACCCGGGTGCCTTCTACAAAGGGCCGATGGCGTTGCTGGTCAACCGCCTCTCGGCATCCGCCTCGGAGATTTTTGCCGGCGCGATGCAGGACTATCACCGTGCGCTGATCATCGGCGGCCAGACCTTCGGCAAAGGTACCGTGCAGACCATCCAGCCGCTGAACCATGGCGAGCTGAAACTGACCCTGGCCAAGTTCTACCGGGTTTCCGGGCAGAGCACCCAGCATCAGGGCGTACTGCCGGATGTCGATTTCCCGTCGATCATCGACACCAAGGAAATCGGCGAGAGCGCACTGCCTGAGGCCATGCCGTGGGACACCATCCGCCCTGCGATCAAGCCTGCGGTAGACCCGTTCAAACCGTACATCGCACAGCTGAAAGCTGATCACGAAGCCCGCTCCGCCAAGGATGCCGAGTTCATCTTTATCCGCGACAAGCTGGCCCTGGCCAAGAAGTTGATGGAAGAGAAAACCGTCAGCCTCAACGAAGCCGACCGTCGTGCGCAGCACACCGACATCGAGAATCAGCAACTGGTGCTGGAGAACGCCCGCCGCAAGGCCAAAGGCGAAGCCCCGCTCAAGGAACTGAAGAAAGAAGACGAAGACGCGATCGCCGCCGAGCCTGATAAAACCAAGCCGGAAGATGATGCCTACCTGAGCGAGACCGGGCGCATCCTGCTGGACTACTTGAAAATCAGTAAGACGGTGGCCAAGCAGTAA
- a CDS encoding zinc-binding dehydrogenase, whose protein sequence is MKALQGVEGHVEWQDEPSPTCDVGQVRIRVAAAGLNRADLLQRSGLYPPPPGASQVLGLECSGVISEVGAGSSWQVGDRVCALLAGGGMAEEVVVDARHVLPVPEGVSLVEAAGLPEVYSTAWLNLFQLAGLKPGEKVLLHAGASGVGSAAIQLCKAFGSPCWVSVGSADRLAYCEALGAQGGVVRTDGIEGLRDFGPFDVILDPVGGNYAALNLKLAARDGRWVLIGLMGGREAQIDLAQVLAKRVQVLGSTLRSRDDQFKADLFSDLSQHVWPLFAEGRLSPQLAKTFPIKDAEAAFAELATNQISGKLVLVIDESLV, encoded by the coding sequence GTGAAAGCATTGCAAGGCGTTGAAGGTCATGTGGAGTGGCAAGACGAGCCGAGTCCTACATGTGATGTAGGCCAAGTTCGCATTCGTGTGGCGGCTGCGGGCTTGAATCGGGCGGATTTATTACAGCGTTCAGGGCTCTATCCACCGCCTCCTGGCGCCAGTCAGGTGTTGGGCCTGGAGTGTTCCGGGGTGATCAGCGAAGTCGGCGCTGGTTCGTCGTGGCAGGTGGGTGATCGTGTTTGCGCCTTGCTGGCTGGCGGTGGGATGGCTGAAGAAGTGGTGGTGGATGCGCGGCATGTGCTGCCGGTGCCGGAGGGTGTGTCCCTGGTGGAAGCGGCCGGGTTGCCCGAGGTGTACAGCACTGCGTGGCTGAATCTGTTCCAGCTGGCGGGCCTCAAGCCTGGGGAGAAGGTGCTGTTGCATGCTGGCGCCAGTGGCGTGGGGTCGGCGGCGATTCAACTGTGCAAGGCGTTTGGTAGCCCGTGTTGGGTCAGTGTGGGGTCGGCGGATCGCTTGGCGTACTGTGAGGCGCTGGGGGCTCAGGGGGGTGTGGTACGTACTGACGGCATCGAGGGCTTGAGGGATTTTGGACCGTTCGATGTGATTCTTGACCCGGTGGGGGGGAATTACGCGGCGCTGAATCTCAAGCTGGCGGCGCGTGATGGGCGCTGGGTGTTGATTGGGTTGATGGGGGGGCGGGAGGCGCAGATCGATCTGGCGCAGGTGTTGGCCAAGCGTGTGCAGGTGTTGGGGTCGACGTTGCGTAGCCGGGATGATCAGTTCAAGGCTGACCTGTTCAGTGACTTGAGTCAGCATGTTTGGCCGTTGTTTGCCGAGGGTCGTTTGAGTCCGCAATTGGCCAAGACGTTTCCGATCAAGGATGCTGAGGCTGCGTTTGCTGAGCTGGCGACTAATCAGATTTCCGGGAAACTTGTGTTGGTGATTGACGAAAGCCTGGTCTGA
- a CDS encoding HAD family hydrolase, which translates to MALVIFDLDDTLIHGDCATLWSEQMGRLGWVDGESFMRKNDELMAAYSRGELAMEDFMDFSLEPMIGRTPEEIEHLVEPWVEDVIEPLIYSEATRTIAQHRKNGDRILVISASGTHLVKPIAARIGIDEVLGIELDVAHGVYSGKTTGVLTYREGKITRLMEWLEQEGEHLDGAYFYSDSRNDLPLLLKVENPQVVNPDPVLRAHAEKAGWPIHHWV; encoded by the coding sequence ATGGCTTTGGTAATTTTTGATCTGGACGACACCCTGATCCACGGCGACTGCGCCACCCTGTGGAGCGAGCAAATGGGCCGCTTGGGCTGGGTGGATGGCGAGTCGTTCATGCGCAAGAACGACGAACTGATGGCGGCCTACAGCCGCGGTGAACTGGCCATGGAAGACTTCATGGACTTCAGCCTGGAGCCGATGATCGGGCGCACGCCGGAAGAGATCGAGCACCTTGTTGAGCCGTGGGTGGAAGACGTTATCGAGCCGCTGATCTACAGCGAAGCCACCCGAACCATCGCCCAGCATCGCAAGAACGGCGACCGGATTCTGGTGATCTCGGCGTCGGGGACGCACTTGGTCAAGCCGATTGCGGCGCGTATCGGCATTGATGAAGTGTTGGGGATCGAGTTGGACGTTGCTCATGGGGTGTACAGCGGCAAGACCACGGGGGTACTGACGTACCGCGAAGGCAAGATCACCCGCCTGATGGAATGGCTGGAGCAGGAGGGTGAGCACCTCGACGGGGCGTACTTCTACTCGGATTCGCGCAATGATTTGCCGCTGTTGCTGAAGGTGGAGAACCCGCAGGTGGTGAATCCGGACCCGGTTTTGCGGGCGCATGCTGAGAAGGCTGGGTGGCCGATTCATCATTGGGTTTGA
- a CDS encoding ABC transporter ATP-binding protein gives MSFVSVQHLQKGYAGTPVFSDINCEIAKGEFVTLLGPSGCGKSTLLRCIAGLTSVDSGKILLDGQDIVPLSPQKRHIGMVFQSYALFPNMTVEQNVAFGLRMQKVNADDSHKRVQEVLQLVELKELAGRYPHQMSGGQCQRVALARSLVTRPRLLLLDEPLSALDARIRKHLREQIRQIQRELGLTTIFVTHDQEEALTMSDRIFLMNQGKIVQSGDAETLYTAPVDVFAAGFIGNYNLLDADKASKLLQRPITGRIAIRPEAIELSRSGELDALVRSHSLLGNVIRYRIEARGVELVVDVLNRSADDLHPDGQRLALSIDPSALCEVA, from the coding sequence ATGAGCTTCGTCAGCGTCCAACACCTGCAAAAAGGCTACGCCGGCACACCGGTCTTCAGTGACATCAACTGCGAAATCGCCAAAGGCGAATTCGTCACCCTGCTTGGCCCGTCGGGCTGCGGCAAGTCGACCCTGCTGCGCTGCATCGCCGGCCTGACCTCGGTAGACAGCGGGAAAATCCTGCTGGACGGCCAGGACATCGTTCCGCTGAGCCCACAGAAACGGCATATCGGCATGGTGTTCCAGAGCTACGCGCTGTTCCCCAACATGACCGTGGAACAGAACGTCGCCTTCGGCCTGCGCATGCAGAAGGTCAATGCCGACGACAGCCACAAACGCGTGCAGGAAGTGTTGCAACTGGTGGAGCTGAAAGAACTCGCCGGCCGCTACCCGCACCAGATGTCCGGCGGCCAGTGCCAGCGCGTGGCCCTCGCCCGCTCCCTGGTGACGCGCCCGCGCCTGTTGCTGCTGGATGAACCGCTGTCGGCCCTCGACGCACGGATTCGCAAGCACCTGCGCGAACAGATTCGCCAGATCCAGCGCGAGCTGGGCCTGACCACCATCTTCGTGACCCATGACCAGGAAGAAGCACTGACCATGTCCGACCGGATCTTCCTGATGAACCAGGGCAAGATCGTGCAGAGCGGCGATGCCGAGACCCTCTACACCGCGCCGGTAGATGTGTTCGCCGCGGGGTTTATCGGCAACTACAACCTGCTGGACGCCGACAAGGCCAGCAAACTGTTGCAGCGCCCGATCACCGGGCGCATCGCCATTCGCCCGGAAGCCATCGAGCTCAGCCGCAGCGGCGAACTGGACGCGCTGGTGCGCAGCCACAGCCTGTTGGGCAATGTGATTCGCTACCGCATCGAAGCCCGTGGGGTGGAACTGGTGGTCGATGTACTCAACCGTTCGGCCGACGATTTGCACCCTGACGGTCAGCGATTGGCACTTTCCATCGACCCAAGTGCGTTGTGTGAAGTAGCCTGA
- a CDS encoding ABC transporter permease, with protein sequence MSRAEPGSAALYHRVVVYLLFAILVLPLLGTLVYSIASSWSATVLPSGFTFKWYIQLWSDPRFLNAFGQSLLVCVGALILSVVLILPLLFVVHYHFPKLDALMNILILLPFAVPPVVSSVGLLQLYGSGPFAMVGTPWILIGCYFTVALPFMYRAITNNLQAINLRDLMDAAQLLGASTFQAAFLVVLPNLRKGLMVALLLSFSFLFGEFVFANILVGTRYETLQVYLNNMRNSSGHFTSALVISYFFFVLVLTWAANILNKDKSQ encoded by the coding sequence ATGTCTCGCGCTGAACCTGGCTCGGCCGCCCTCTACCACCGCGTAGTGGTGTACCTGTTGTTTGCGATCCTGGTGCTGCCGTTGCTCGGCACCCTGGTCTACTCCATCGCCAGCAGTTGGTCGGCGACCGTCCTGCCGTCCGGCTTTACCTTCAAATGGTATATCCAGCTGTGGAGTGACCCGCGATTCCTGAATGCCTTCGGCCAGTCGCTGCTGGTGTGCGTCGGCGCGCTGATCTTGTCGGTGGTGCTGATCCTGCCGCTGCTGTTTGTGGTGCATTACCACTTTCCGAAACTCGACGCGCTGATGAACATCCTGATCCTGCTGCCCTTCGCGGTGCCGCCGGTGGTGTCGTCGGTGGGACTGTTGCAGCTCTACGGCTCGGGGCCGTTTGCGATGGTGGGTACACCGTGGATCCTGATCGGTTGCTACTTCACCGTGGCGCTGCCGTTCATGTACCGGGCGATCACCAACAACCTGCAAGCGATCAACCTGCGGGACCTGATGGACGCCGCCCAACTGCTCGGTGCCAGCACCTTCCAGGCGGCGTTCCTGGTGGTGCTGCCGAACCTGCGCAAGGGCTTGATGGTGGCATTGCTGCTGTCGTTCTCGTTCCTGTTCGGCGAGTTCGTGTTCGCCAACATCCTGGTGGGCACCCGCTACGAAACCCTGCAGGTGTACCTCAACAATATGCGTAACAGCAGCGGCCACTTCACCAGTGCCCTGGTGATCTCCTATTTCTTCTTCGTGCTGGTGCTGACCTGGGCCGCCAACATCTTGAACAAGGACAAAAGCCAATGA
- a CDS encoding ABC transporter permease: MNSVIRGKWLAALCLVPFAIFFIVFEIAPLVWVMISSVQSEEFGWGLANFSKIFSSKFYMQAIQYSLEISFYSSVFGIIIAVLGSYSLRRVDGPLRNFVTAFANMTSNFAGVPLAFAFIILLGFNGSITIMLKQAGIIQDFNLYSKTGLIILYTYFQIPLGVLLLYPAFDALREDWRESASLLGADGWQYWRHIGLPVLTPALLGTFVILLANALGAYATVYALTTGNFNVLPIRIAAMVSGDISLDPNMASALAVVLVALMTVVTVVHQLLLKRSYHVSR, from the coding sequence GTGAATTCAGTGATCCGCGGCAAATGGCTGGCCGCCTTGTGCCTGGTGCCCTTCGCCATCTTCTTTATCGTGTTCGAGATCGCCCCGCTGGTGTGGGTGATGATCAGCAGCGTCCAGTCGGAAGAGTTCGGCTGGGGCCTGGCCAACTTCAGCAAGATCTTCAGTTCGAAGTTCTATATGCAGGCGATCCAGTACAGCCTGGAAATCAGTTTCTACTCCAGCGTATTCGGGATCATCATCGCCGTGCTGGGCAGCTACTCACTGCGCCGGGTGGACGGGCCGCTGCGCAATTTCGTGACCGCGTTCGCCAACATGACCAGCAACTTTGCCGGCGTGCCCCTGGCCTTCGCTTTCATCATCCTGCTGGGGTTCAACGGCAGCATCACCATCATGCTCAAGCAGGCCGGGATCATTCAGGACTTCAACCTGTACTCCAAGACCGGGTTGATCATCCTTTATACCTATTTCCAGATTCCCCTCGGCGTGCTGCTGCTCTACCCGGCCTTCGACGCGTTGCGTGAAGACTGGCGCGAATCTGCTTCATTGCTGGGCGCGGACGGTTGGCAGTATTGGCGGCATATCGGTCTGCCGGTGCTGACCCCTGCGCTGCTGGGCACCTTCGTGATCCTGCTGGCCAACGCCCTCGGCGCATACGCCACGGTGTACGCGCTGACCACCGGCAACTTCAACGTGCTGCCGATCCGCATCGCGGCGATGGTCTCCGGCGACATCTCCCTGGACCCGAATATGGCCAGCGCCCTGGCCGTGGTGCTGGTGGCGCTGATGACCGTGGTGACCGTGGTCCATCAACTGCTGCTCAAGAGGAGCTACCATGTCTCGCGCTGA
- a CDS encoding alkaline phosphatase family protein — MKHNVILVVLDGLNYEVARHAMGHLQAYIGAGRAALYKLECELPALSRPLYECILTGVPPIESGIVHNNVSRLSNQRSIFHYATDAGLSTAAAAYHWVSELYNRSPFIAARDRHTSDPALAIQHGHFYWNDHYPDSHLFADAESLRLKHAPNFLVVHPMNIDDAGHKHGLDTPQYRNSARSADIILADYLQGWLDAGYQVLVTADHGMNNDRSHNGLLPEEREVPLFVLGDAFSLDTHATPKQTELCGTVCELLGVPHDKPVCRELLK, encoded by the coding sequence ATGAAGCACAACGTCATCCTTGTCGTGCTCGACGGCCTGAATTACGAGGTTGCCCGACACGCCATGGGGCACTTGCAGGCCTATATCGGCGCAGGACGCGCAGCACTGTACAAACTGGAATGTGAACTGCCGGCCCTGTCCCGGCCTCTGTACGAATGCATCCTCACCGGCGTCCCGCCGATCGAGAGCGGCATCGTCCACAACAACGTCTCGCGCCTGTCCAACCAGCGCAGCATTTTCCATTACGCCACCGACGCCGGTTTATCCACGGCGGCGGCGGCTTATCACTGGGTCAGCGAGTTGTATAACCGCTCCCCGTTCATCGCTGCCCGGGATCGTCATACCAGCGACCCGGCCCTGGCTATCCAGCACGGGCATTTCTACTGGAATGACCATTACCCGGACTCGCACCTGTTTGCCGACGCCGAAAGCCTGCGCCTCAAACACGCGCCGAATTTCCTGGTGGTGCACCCGATGAACATCGACGACGCCGGCCACAAGCACGGCCTCGACACCCCGCAATACCGCAACAGCGCGCGCTCGGCCGACATCATCCTCGCCGACTACCTGCAAGGCTGGCTCGACGCCGGTTACCAGGTACTGGTGACGGCCGACCACGGCATGAACAACGACCGCTCCCACAACGGCCTGCTGCCGGAAGAACGGGAAGTGCCACTGTTTGTGCTGGGTGATGCCTTCAGCCTCGACACCCATGCCACACCCAAGCAAACCGAGCTGTGCGGCACCGTCTGCGAGCTGCTGGGTGTGCCCCACGACAAACCTGTATGCCGGGAGCTGTTGAAGTGA
- a CDS encoding ABC transporter substrate-binding protein: protein MKQLFLASLLGSTIAMCTAAMAADTDLKTLEAAAKAEGAVNSVGMPDDWANWKGTWDDLAKIYGLKHIDTDMSSAQEVAKFAAEKDNASADIGDVGAAFGPIAVKQGVTQPYKPTTWAQVPDWAKDKDGNWALAYTGTIAFIVNKKLLHGSEAPKSWADLKTGKYKVSIGDVSTAAQAANGVLAAALANGGDEKNIQPALLMFADIAKQGRLSLANPTIATMEKGEVEVGVVWDFNGLSYKAKMANPDDYVVLIPSDGSVISGYTTIINKYAKHPNAAKLTREYIFSDAGQTNLARGNARPIRAEHLTLPADVQAKLLPNEQYKKVTPIKDTDAWEKTSKALPQKWQEEVIINMQ from the coding sequence ATGAAACAGCTTTTCCTGGCATCACTGTTAGGCTCGACCATTGCCATGTGCACCGCCGCCATGGCTGCTGATACCGATCTAAAAACCCTCGAAGCCGCTGCGAAAGCGGAAGGTGCGGTCAACAGCGTCGGCATGCCCGATGACTGGGCCAACTGGAAAGGCACCTGGGACGACCTGGCCAAGATCTATGGCCTCAAGCACATCGACACCGACATGAGCTCGGCCCAGGAAGTCGCCAAGTTTGCGGCAGAAAAAGACAACGCCAGCGCCGACATCGGCGACGTGGGTGCAGCCTTCGGCCCGATCGCGGTGAAACAGGGCGTTACCCAACCGTACAAACCGACCACCTGGGCACAAGTCCCGGATTGGGCGAAAGACAAAGACGGTAACTGGGCCCTGGCCTACACCGGCACCATCGCCTTTATCGTCAACAAAAAACTCCTGCACGGCTCCGAAGCTCCGAAAAGCTGGGCTGACCTGAAGACCGGCAAATACAAGGTTTCCATCGGTGACGTGAGCACCGCTGCCCAGGCGGCCAACGGCGTACTCGCCGCCGCACTGGCCAACGGTGGCGACGAGAAGAACATTCAGCCGGCGCTGCTGATGTTCGCCGACATCGCCAAGCAAGGCCGCCTGTCGCTGGCCAACCCAACCATCGCCACCATGGAAAAAGGCGAAGTGGAAGTGGGCGTGGTCTGGGACTTCAACGGCCTGAGCTACAAGGCCAAGATGGCGAACCCGGATGACTACGTGGTGCTGATCCCATCGGACGGCTCGGTGATTTCCGGCTACACCACCATCATCAACAAATACGCCAAGCACCCGAACGCCGCCAAGCTGACCCGCGAATACATCTTCAGCGACGCCGGCCAGACCAACCTGGCGCGTGGCAATGCGCGGCCGATCCGTGCCGAGCACCTGACCTTGCCAGCCGACGTACAGGCCAAGCTGCTGCCTAACGAGCAGTACAAGAAAGTCACGCCGATCAAAGACACCGACGCTTGGGAGAAGACCTCCAAGGCACTGCCGCAGAAGTGGCAGGAAGAAGTCATCATCAATATGCAATAA
- a CDS encoding UTRA domain-containing protein, translating to MRDEATKAVTTIGLALQEQIDHGLLAPASKLPAERKLSELFGTTRITVREALLQLEAQGQIYREERRGWFVSPPRLAYNLMQRSHFHAMVSAQGRVPSTEVISARLQPASAAVCAWLQLPALSSVIQICRGRRIDGRLVLYVEHYLNPQYFPGILECDLNQSITELYARVYDLHYGRVRFEIVPTSLQVEAAAALRVSVGSPGLRIARVNYDQHERLIDCDLEFWRHDAIHVGVDVV from the coding sequence ATGCGTGATGAGGCAACCAAGGCGGTGACAACCATTGGCCTGGCGCTGCAAGAGCAGATCGACCATGGGTTGTTGGCGCCTGCCAGTAAGCTGCCGGCCGAGCGTAAGCTGAGCGAGTTGTTTGGTACCACCCGCATTACGGTGCGGGAAGCCTTGTTACAACTTGAGGCACAAGGGCAGATTTATCGCGAGGAGCGGCGGGGGTGGTTTGTGTCGCCGCCCAGGCTTGCCTACAACTTGATGCAGCGCAGCCATTTTCACGCGATGGTGAGTGCGCAGGGGCGGGTGCCGTCGACCGAGGTGATTTCGGCGCGGTTGCAGCCGGCTTCGGCGGCGGTGTGTGCGTGGTTGCAGTTGCCGGCGTTGTCCAGCGTGATCCAGATTTGTCGGGGGCGCAGGATTGATGGGCGGTTGGTGTTGTATGTGGAGCACTATTTGAACCCGCAGTATTTTCCGGGGATTCTGGAGTGTGATTTGAATCAGTCGATTACGGAGTTGTATGCGCGGGTGTATGACTTGCATTACGGGCGGGTGCGGTTTGAGATTGTGCCGACGTCATTGCAGGTTGAGGCCGCGGCGGCGTTGAGGGTGTCGGTGGGGAGCCCGGGGTTGCGGATTGCTCGGGTTAATTATGATCAGCATGAGCGGTTGATTGATTGTGATCTGGAGTTTTGGCGGCATGATGCGATTCATGTGGGGGTGGATGTGGTTTGA